The sequence GGTCAGGGCCTGGCCGAGGTCCTTCTCATCGGTGCCGGTGGTGAGGAACCAGCGGAACGCGACCTTGTCCCCATCGGGATCGACGGGCGGCTGCGCGGTGAAGGTGCCGTCAGTGTTTGCGGCGGCGGTGAGTTCCGGCGGACGGTTGCCGGTGGCGGGACGGAGGGCGCGGATGCGTCCGTCCTTGTTGAAGTACCAATTGGTGCCGTATTCCAGCACCCACAGCGTGCCATCGGCGGCGGGCTTGAGGTCGATGGGATGCACCAGCTTCTCGACGAAGGGCTCCACGGACTTGAGGGACTCGTCCGGATTGAGGCGGGCCTTCCAGATCTTTCCACGGGCCCAGTCGTAGTTCAGCAGCGTGTGGTCGTCCTCCGCGGGGAGCAGGTTCCATTTACGATGGGAGTCGTAGTAAAACACCGGTCCGGCCATGGCATTGCGGGAGCCGGAGCCCAGGGCGGGGAACTCCTGGCTGGCGGCGTAGGGATACCAGATGAAGGCGGGCTGGGCGGGTGGCAGGGTGGCGAGGCCGGTGTTCCGGTCGCCGGGGTTCTTCGGTGCGGCGGCATCGGTCATGTCGCCGGGCTTGCCGGTGGCGAAGTCCATGACCGGATACGTCCGGTTGTCCGCGATCACGAAGGGCCAGCCGAAGTTTCCGGCCTTGCGGGCCTGGTTCACCTCGTCATAGCCGCGCGAGCCGCGGTTGCCGTCGCCATTCGCATCCGGTCCCACCTCGCCCCAGTAGAGGGTTCCCTTGCGGGGATCGATGGAGATGCGGAAGGGATTGCGGCAGCCCATCACGTAGATTTCGGGACGGGTTTTCGGCGTGCCCGGCGGGAAGAGATTGCCGGGAGGAATCTCGTAGCCGGTCTCGGTCGGGCGGATGCGGAGGATCTTGCCGCGGAGGTCGTTGGTGTTGCCCGCGCTGCGCTCGGCGTCGAAGTGCTCGCGTCCCGGGCGGTTGTCGAGCGGCGCGTAGCCGCCGCTTTCGAACGGGTTGGTGTTGTCACCGATGGCGAGGTAGAGCAGTCCATCCGGACCGAAGGCCATCGAGCCCGCGAGGTGGCACACCTTCTTGTCCCGCTCGATGGGGATCTCCAGCATCACCAGCTCGCTGGCGGGATCGAGGACGCCGTTCTTGAGCGTGAAGCGGGACAGGCGGTTGCGCGGGGTTCTCGGCACGCTGTAGTGCAGGTAGAGGCGCTGGTTCTTCTCGAACTTCGGATCGAGGGCGATGCCGAGCAGCCCCTCCTCGCGCGCGGAGGGGCTGTTCGAGTCTTTGGCGTGCAGCGTGGAAACGTCGAGCTGTCCGATCTCGAAAGTGCCTCCCGTGAGCGGATGGACCCGCAGGATGCGCCCCTCCCGCTCGATGACGATGAGCTTCTGGTCCGGGGTCACGGCCATGGCCATCGGATCGTGAAGTCCTTCCGCGACGGGCGCGGAAAGGTCGGAGGCGGGCGCGCCGCCCGCGGAGGCG comes from Luteolibacter sp. LG18 and encodes:
- a CDS encoding PQQ-dependent sugar dehydrogenase, with amino-acid sequence MNRTHPLLASALLALPSASAGGAPASDLSAPVAEGLHDPMAMAVTPDQKLIVIEREGRILRVHPLTGGTFEIGQLDVSTLHAKDSNSPSAREEGLLGIALDPKFEKNQRLYLHYSVPRTPRNRLSRFTLKNGVLDPASELVMLEIPIERDKKVCHLAGSMAFGPDGLLYLAIGDNTNPFESGGYAPLDNRPGREHFDAERSAGNTNDLRGKILRIRPTETGYEIPPGNLFPPGTPKTRPEIYVMGCRNPFRISIDPRKGTLYWGEVGPDANGDGNRGSRGYDEVNQARKAGNFGWPFVIADNRTYPVMDFATGKPGDMTDAAAPKNPGDRNTGLATLPPAQPAFIWYPYAASQEFPALGSGSRNAMAGPVFYYDSHRKWNLLPAEDDHTLLNYDWARGKIWKARLNPDESLKSVEPFVEKLVHPIDLKPAADGTLWVLEYGTNWYFNKDGRIRALRPATGNRPPELTAAANTDGTFTAQPPVDPDGDKVAFRWFLTTGTDEKDLGQALTVSVKPGAGTELRAVAVDAKGALAVKRFPLTHEKALPALALELPGQPKSLSPSTALRYKVTAPVPSEAKDVSVKVRYIPPTGHDAGGPDFSTAIRELVTKRSCLACHQVDQASVGPRYLDVALRLHSRPDAVDYLKGRVLKGSTGDWGEVPMPPQAIGEDEADTIVRAILGLADGMAAVKGNLEGEITLPALTPDLPAGGEWEISAEAGGHLPAKLRLPSR